In one Fodinicola acaciae genomic region, the following are encoded:
- a CDS encoding substrate-binding domain-containing protein: MIRTNLGRLAVAAAALVAMAGCASTAGGPAPAQTGANGKKQFVVGYSQSNNAEPYRAQLNLQLQYFVKQYPDLKLLPITDAHQDSGTQVSQVQQFIQQKVNALIVSPNEAAPLTAAVQQACDAKIPVVILDRTVNTQCYSSFIGGDNYQAGLKAGQLAAQLLPNGGNVVELQGILSNQPQIDRDKGFNDGIKANPKIKVIQKREAKWLKEDATRVMNQWLAQGLKIDLVYGENDPMALGAYLAASSANKQKAIKFIGTDGLAIPDGGIRAVQLGQLNGTFIYPTGAKEAADAVEALVNGKTVNKKQTLDIEPVTPANAQQLYQKYDFSNKK, translated from the coding sequence GTGATCCGTACCAACCTCGGCCGCCTCGCCGTAGCGGCGGCCGCCCTCGTAGCCATGGCCGGTTGTGCCTCCACCGCCGGCGGCCCGGCCCCGGCGCAGACCGGCGCGAACGGCAAGAAGCAGTTCGTCGTCGGCTATTCGCAGTCCAACAACGCCGAGCCCTACCGCGCGCAGCTCAACCTGCAGCTGCAGTATTTCGTGAAGCAGTATCCCGACCTCAAGCTGCTGCCGATCACCGACGCGCACCAGGACTCCGGCACGCAGGTGTCGCAGGTGCAGCAGTTCATCCAGCAGAAGGTCAACGCGCTGATCGTCTCGCCGAACGAGGCGGCCCCGCTGACCGCCGCGGTGCAGCAGGCGTGTGACGCGAAGATCCCGGTCGTGATCCTCGACCGTACGGTCAACACCCAGTGCTACTCGTCCTTCATCGGCGGCGACAACTACCAGGCCGGCCTGAAGGCCGGCCAGCTCGCCGCGCAGCTGCTGCCCAACGGCGGCAACGTGGTGGAGCTGCAGGGCATCCTGTCCAACCAGCCGCAGATCGACCGCGACAAGGGCTTCAACGACGGCATCAAGGCCAACCCGAAGATCAAGGTCATCCAGAAGCGCGAAGCCAAGTGGCTGAAGGAGGACGCCACCCGGGTGATGAACCAGTGGCTCGCGCAGGGCCTGAAGATCGACCTCGTCTACGGCGAGAACGACCCGATGGCGCTCGGCGCGTACCTGGCCGCCTCCTCCGCCAACAAGCAGAAGGCGATCAAGTTCATCGGCACCGACGGCCTGGCCATCCCGGACGGCGGCATCCGCGCCGTCCAGCTCGGGCAGCTCAACGGCACCTTCATCTATCCGACCGGTGCCAAGGAGGCCGCTGACGCGGTCGAGGCGCTGGTGAACGGCAAGACCGTCAACAAGAAGCAGACCCTGGACATCGAGCCGGTCACCCCGGCCAACGCGCAGCAGCTCTACCAGAAGTACGACTTCTCCAACAAGAAGTAG
- a CDS encoding MFS transporter: MSVLTAVARNTRPVRDVLRARGVPRLLGSVLLGRLPTGMAALALVLLARHKGADYTLAGALGGAFAIGQAIGGPVLARLVDRTRQPPVVIGSAVIASVAFAALGLLDIPHLAVVAMLLVFVAGAATPPLEPCLRALWSAVLPDQKAVHAAYSLDAAAQEVLFVGGPLVVVGSIAVFGGAGGVYVAAVVGLLGAVWFATAGPARHWRGTPGERHWAGPLRSGQLVRLLVVILFAGGTVGTFTVAITAYAEQAGARDAAGWLVSANGLGALIGGLAYTTVPGGRDQSARLRIVVGLLAIGYATLLLAPNIWASLPFAVLSGLFLPPLLACAFVLVDKLAPAGTVTEAFAWIVTAFSVGYAAGSAVAGVLADRAGAYAGLVAAVASALVAIVIAVPRFAPPDQH, encoded by the coding sequence TTGTCGGTCCTGACGGCGGTCGCGCGCAACACGCGGCCGGTGCGCGACGTGTTGCGCGCACGTGGCGTGCCGCGGCTGCTCGGCTCGGTCCTGCTCGGCCGGCTGCCCACCGGGATGGCCGCGCTCGCGCTGGTTCTGTTGGCTCGTCACAAAGGCGCCGACTACACGCTGGCCGGCGCGCTCGGTGGAGCGTTCGCCATCGGCCAGGCGATCGGCGGTCCGGTGCTCGCGCGCCTGGTCGACCGTACGCGGCAGCCGCCGGTGGTCATCGGCTCGGCCGTCATCGCCTCGGTCGCCTTCGCCGCGCTCGGCCTGCTGGACATCCCGCATCTCGCCGTCGTCGCGATGCTGCTGGTGTTCGTCGCCGGCGCCGCGACTCCGCCGCTGGAGCCGTGCCTGCGTGCGCTGTGGAGCGCCGTCCTGCCGGATCAGAAGGCCGTCCACGCGGCGTACTCGCTCGACGCGGCCGCGCAGGAGGTCCTGTTCGTCGGTGGTCCGCTGGTCGTCGTCGGGTCCATCGCCGTCTTCGGTGGCGCCGGTGGCGTGTACGTGGCCGCCGTGGTCGGCCTGCTCGGCGCCGTCTGGTTCGCGACCGCCGGTCCGGCCCGGCACTGGCGGGGCACGCCAGGCGAGCGACACTGGGCCGGGCCACTGCGGTCCGGACAGCTGGTCCGGCTGCTGGTGGTCATTCTGTTCGCCGGCGGCACGGTCGGCACGTTCACCGTCGCCATCACCGCGTACGCGGAACAGGCCGGCGCGCGCGACGCGGCCGGCTGGCTGGTCTCCGCGAACGGTCTCGGCGCGCTGATCGGCGGCCTCGCGTACACCACCGTCCCCGGCGGCCGCGACCAGTCGGCGAGGCTGCGGATCGTCGTCGGCCTGCTGGCGATCGGCTACGCGACGCTGCTGTTGGCGCCGAACATCTGGGCCAGCCTGCCGTTCGCGGTGCTCAGCGGACTGTTCCTGCCGCCGCTGCTGGCCTGCGCGTTCGTGCTGGTCGACAAGCTCGCGCCGGCCGGCACGGTGACCGAGGCGTTTGCCTGGATCGTCACCGCGTTCTCGGTCGGCTACGCGGCCGGCTCGGCGGTGGCCGGCGTGCTAGCCGACCGCGCCGGCGCGTACGCGGGTCTGGTCGCCGCCGTCGCGAGCGCGCTGGTCGCGATCGTCATCGCGGTGCCGCGGTTCGCGCCGCCTGACCAGCACTGA